In a genomic window of Helianthus annuus cultivar XRQ/B chromosome 10, HanXRQr2.0-SUNRISE, whole genome shotgun sequence:
- the LOC110884901 gene encoding calmodulin-7, whose amino-acid sequence MADQLTDDQISEFKEAFSLFDKDGDGCITTKELGTVMRSLGQNPTEAELQDMINEVDADGNGTIDFPEFLNLMARKMKDTDSEEELKEAFRVFDKDQNGFISAAELRHVMTNLGEKLTDEEVDEMIREADVDGDGQINYEEFVKVMMAK is encoded by the exons ATGGCGGATCAGCTCACCGATGATCAGATCTCCGAGTTCAAGGAAGCCTTCAGCCTATTTGACAAGGATGGCGATG GTTGCATCACGACAAAGGAGCTTGGAACTGTGATGAGATCCTTAGGGCAAAATCCAACTGAAGCTGAACTCCAGGATATGATAAATGAAGTCGATGCTGACGGGAATGGAACCATTGATTTCCCGGAATTTCTAAATCTAATGGCGAGAAAGATGAAGGATACAGACTCAGAGGAAGAACTGAAGGAAGCATTTAGAGTTTTCGATAAGGATCAGAACGGTTTCATTTCTGCTGCCGAGCTTCGTCATGTTATGACGAATCTTGGTGAAAAGCTTACTGATGAAGAAGTTGATGAAATGATCCGGGAAGCTGACGTTGATGGTGACGGTCAAATCAACTATGAGGAGTTTGTTAAGGTTATGATGGCCAAGTAG